A window of Bacteroidales bacterium genomic DNA:
CCGAAGCCGGCAGCATCGTAGTTTCCGACAAAGTGAAGCTGGCCATCGGTGCGCAGTTTGTGAAGCAGGGGTAATTTATCCCATTCAAACCTGACAGGTTTCTAAAACCTGTCAGGTTTCAGCGCCAGGCAAGCCAGCTCCAACCGCAGGGAGAGCTAGTCCGACTTTGAAGAATGAAAAGGCGGGCTTGCCCGACCCCGACGAAGGAGGGGGCGGGGATGGAACCCTTTTTGTGGTTTTATAATCCAACCTCTACGAGGTTGCTATATTTTTAACCGTAACCACTTTTTGCTACAGTAATCCAACCTCTTCAAGGTTGCGCTGGGTGTTGAAGAAATGCCCGGTAGCGAGACTAATCCATTTGTTCAACTCCTGAGAATTCATTCCCTGAAAAGAACATGTTTTCTCTGCGGGAGAACATGGCAGTGTCTTTCAGACCTGTCAGCGTTTTGCCCGTTCAAAACCTTGTAAGTTTTCAATAAAAAACCCCGCACGGTGGCGGGGTAAAAAAATGAAAACAACTTCTTTTATGCTATTAGCTGTGCGCCAAGTTTAGCGCCGAGGAACTCTCGGTTCATGCGTGCGATGTGGGTAAGGTTGATGCCTTTGGGGCAGCGGGCTTCGCAGGCGCCGGTGTTGGTGCAGTTGCCAAAGCCCAGTTCATCCATCCGGCTGACCATCTTCTGTACGCGTTCTTTGGCTTCCACACGGCCTTGCGGGAGGAAGGCATACTGGGAGATTTTTGCAGATACGAAGAGCATTGCGGATGAATTTTTACAGGCTGCCACGCAGGCGCCACAGCCTACGCAGGTGGCTGCATCGAAGGCGGCGTCGGATTTTGGTGTCGGGATCGGTATGGCGTTGGCGTCGGGTGCGGCGCCGGCATTGGCTGAAATGAACCCGCCGGCCTGCATGATCTTGTCGAACGCCGAGCGGTCAACGATCAGGTCTTTGATTATCGGAAATGCACGGGAGCGCCAGGGTTCGATCACGATT
This region includes:
- a CDS encoding succinate dehydrogenase/fumarate reductase iron-sulfur subunit — its product is MNLTLEIWRQKDAKSKGKFVTYQLTGASEEMSFLEMLDYFNKTLIEKGDSPVAFEYDCREGICGCCGLYINGYAHGPAELTTTCELRMYKFKDGDKIVIEPWRSRAFPIIKDLIVDRSAFDKIMQAGGFISANAGAAPDANAIPIPTPKSDAAFDAATCVGCGACVAACKNSSAMLFVSAKISQYAFLPQGRVEAKERVQKMVSRMDELGFGNCTNTGACEARCPKGINLTHIARMNREFLGAKLGAQLIA